A DNA window from Takifugu flavidus isolate HTHZ2018 chromosome 15, ASM371156v2, whole genome shotgun sequence contains the following coding sequences:
- the si:ch211-106k21.5 gene encoding SLIT and NTRK-like protein 5 gives MVCQQTALLIFTLLLMSRLVGGCLCPPATVLSHFPSEVPTDVCCLNYSGSVFGRVFWSLFTNETNIEILDLSFCNVTSVDVTDKETSTLQKVYLNNNRLIFLPNHFLSSQPRLTEVDLSGNGIKELPDGFLQDSENIQELYLQENELHFLPGFILQKPSLQKLELGGNPWECSCLLLEGLEEGRKKVNATTKLKDLVGKLICNSPRHLAGRTVLSVSLNDVCRPAGLTALFILLPLVILSTLVLCWCCGRKTDPPIIPSKKKVPNSSCNVQKQNMKQQPASTDKNKPGLCVSEADPGKQLPLHPASTLLGSTRDMYEEEEIKLGSVESIPQLSELDAVSVTEVMQDSADREKAYLTQSTEYYSLVPGFELDDSDHGEYEKVSLS, from the coding sequence ATGGTTTGCCAGCAGACTGCCCTCCTGATCTTCACTCTTTTGCTTATGTCAAGGCTCGTGGGTGGATGTTTGTGTCCACCAGCCACCGTTTTGTCTCATTTTCCCTCTGAGGTCCCTACTGACGTCTGTTGTTTGAACTATTCTGGTTCCGTCTTTGGTCGTGTGTTTTGGTCTTTGTTTACCAATGAGACAAACATTGAGATTTTAGATCTCTCCTTCTGCAATGTCACTTCTGTTGATGTAACAGACAAAGAGACCTCTACGCTGCAAAAAGTTTATCTGAATAATAACAGATTAATATTTTTACCAAATCATTTTCTGTCTAGCCAGCCAAGACTGACAGAAGTGGATCTGAGTGGAAATGGGATTAAGGAGCTCCCTGATGGGTTTCTCCAGGACTCAGAGAACATTCAAGAACTTTACCTACAGGAAAATGAGCTCCATTTCCTGCCAGGCTTCATATTGCAAAAGCCAAGCCTGCAAAAACTGGAGCTGGGTGGAAACCCCTGGGAGTGCTCCTGCTTGTTGCTAGAGGGactggaggaaggaaggaaaaaggttAATGCGACCACTAAACTGAAGGATTTGGTGGGAAAACTGATTTGCAACTCTCCTAGACACCTTGCTGGCAGGACTGTGTTGTCAGTGAGCCTCAATGATGTCTGTCGTCCAGCTGGACTTACAGCACTCTTCATCTTGCTTCCACTTGTCATACTCTCCACCTTGGTGCTCTGTTGGTGTTGTGGGAGGAAGACAGACCCACCTATAATCCCCTCCAAAAAGAAAGTTCCTAATTCAAGCTGCAATGTCCAGAAACAAAACATGAAGCAACAACCTGCAAGTACTGACAAGAATAAACCTGGACTCTGTGTTAGTGAGGCTGACCCGGGAAAACAGCTACCTTTACACCCTGCATCCACCCTCCTGGGCAGCACCAGGGACATgtatgaagaggaggaaattaaGCTGGGCTCAGTGGAGTCTATTCCCCAACTATCAGAGCTGGACGCTGTCAGTGTGACAGAAGTAATGCAGGACTCCGCTGATAGGGAGAAGGCCTACCTGACTCAGTCAACTGAATACTATAGCCTTGTGCCTGGTTTCGAACTCGATGACTCTGACCATGGCGAGTACGAAAAAGTCAGCCTCTCGTGA
- the LOC130538535 gene encoding heterogeneous nuclear ribonucleoprotein C-like isoform X2, with amino-acid sequence MDFSATTPSLMASSNVTNKTDPRSLNSRVFIGNLNTLLVTKGDVEAIFSKYGKIVGCSVHKGYAFVQYASERNARAAVSGEDGRMIVGQVLDINLAGEPKPHRSKTTKRSAGDMYSSSSFELDYDFQRDYYDRMYSYPSRVPAPPPPPLSRAVIPSKRPRVSLSTGSSRRTKSSLSSSSKSSQRASRTMKVDELLTIKRELSQIKSKVDDLLDSLERMEKDHSKKLEAKSIKAEPGEVTSPSHISMKKDDGMKRDRESQIVNDSDEEDDDDEEDEDGDLLEEEEVRSPDIKEEEKEEGEHVDDDVDSLNGEDV; translated from the exons ATGGA CTTTTCAGCCACCACACCGAGCCTGATGGCAAGCAGCAACGTGACCAATAAGACTGACCCCCGTTCCCTCAACTCCCGTGTCTTCATTGGCAACCTCAATACCTTGCTGGTCACCAAGGGAGACGTTGAGGCCATCTTTTCCAAATACGGCAAAATCGTAGGATGCTCCGTCCACAAGGGCTACGCATTTGTTCAGTATGCCAGTGAAAGGAATGCGCGGGCTGCTGTTTCCGGGGAGGATGGCAGGATGATCGTGGGCCAAGTTCTTG ACATAAACCTTGCTGGTGAACCCAAACCTCACAGGTCAAAAACCACCAAACGCTCCGCAGGAGACATGTACAG CAGTTCCTCCTTTGAGCTTGACTATGACTTTCAGCGAGATTATTATGACAG AATGTACTCATACCCATCCcgtgttcctgctcctcctcctcctcccttgtcACGGGCGGTGATTCCATCTAAGCGGCCCAGAGTTAGCCTGAGCACCGGAAGCAGTCGACGAACAAAAAGCAGCCTGTCCTCTTCTTCAAAGAGCAGTCAGAGGGCTTCCAGAACAA TGAAAGTCGATGAGCTGCTGACCATTAAGAGGGAGCTGAGCCAAATCAAAAGCAAAGTAGATGACCTGCTGGACAGTCTCGAACGCATGGAGAAGGACCACAGCAAGAAATTGG AAGCTAAGAGCATCAAAGCTGAACCAGGCGAGGTAACATCACCTTCACATATCAGCATGAAGAAGGACGACGGGATGAAGAGAGACCGGGAGAGCCAGATAGTCAATGActcagatgaggaggatgatgacgatgaggaagatgaggatggagatctgctggaagaggaagag GTACGGAGTCCGGAcataaaggaggaggaaaaggaggaaggggAACATGTGGACGATGATGTGGACAGCCTTAATGGTGAAGACGTGTAG
- the LOC130538535 gene encoding heterogeneous nuclear ribonucleoprotein C-like isoform X4, which translates to MDFSATTPSLMASSNVTNKTDPRSLNSRVFIGNLNTLLVTKGDVEAIFSKYGKIVGCSVHKGYAFVQYASERNARAAVSGEDGRMIVGQVLDINLAGEPKPHRSKTTKRSAGDMYSSSSFELDYDFQRDYYDRMYSYPSRVPAPPPPPLSRAVIPSKRPRVSLSTGSSRRTKSSLSSSSKSSQRASRTMKVDELLTIKRELSQIKSKVDDLLDSLERMEKDHSKKLAKSIKAEPGEVTSPSHISMKKDDGMKRDRESQIVNDSDEEDDDDEEDEDGDLLEEEEVRSPDIKEEEKEEGEHVDDDVDSLNGEDV; encoded by the exons ATGGA CTTTTCAGCCACCACACCGAGCCTGATGGCAAGCAGCAACGTGACCAATAAGACTGACCCCCGTTCCCTCAACTCCCGTGTCTTCATTGGCAACCTCAATACCTTGCTGGTCACCAAGGGAGACGTTGAGGCCATCTTTTCCAAATACGGCAAAATCGTAGGATGCTCCGTCCACAAGGGCTACGCATTTGTTCAGTATGCCAGTGAAAGGAATGCGCGGGCTGCTGTTTCCGGGGAGGATGGCAGGATGATCGTGGGCCAAGTTCTTG ACATAAACCTTGCTGGTGAACCCAAACCTCACAGGTCAAAAACCACCAAACGCTCCGCAGGAGACATGTACAG CAGTTCCTCCTTTGAGCTTGACTATGACTTTCAGCGAGATTATTATGACAG AATGTACTCATACCCATCCcgtgttcctgctcctcctcctcctcccttgtcACGGGCGGTGATTCCATCTAAGCGGCCCAGAGTTAGCCTGAGCACCGGAAGCAGTCGACGAACAAAAAGCAGCCTGTCCTCTTCTTCAAAGAGCAGTCAGAGGGCTTCCAGAACAA TGAAAGTCGATGAGCTGCTGACCATTAAGAGGGAGCTGAGCCAAATCAAAAGCAAAGTAGATGACCTGCTGGACAGTCTCGAACGCATGGAGAAGGACCACAGCAAGAAATTGG CTAAGAGCATCAAAGCTGAACCAGGCGAGGTAACATCACCTTCACATATCAGCATGAAGAAGGACGACGGGATGAAGAGAGACCGGGAGAGCCAGATAGTCAATGActcagatgaggaggatgatgacgatgaggaagatgaggatggagatctgctggaagaggaagag GTACGGAGTCCGGAcataaaggaggaggaaaaggaggaaggggAACATGTGGACGATGATGTGGACAGCCTTAATGGTGAAGACGTGTAG
- the LOC130538535 gene encoding heterogeneous nuclear ribonucleoprotein C-like isoform X1: protein MDFSATTPSLMASSNVTNKTDPRSLNSRVFIGNLNTLLVTKGDVEAIFSKYGKIVGCSVHKGYAFVQYASERNARAAVSGEDGRMIVGQVLDINLAGEPKPHRSKTTKRSAGDMYSSSSSFELDYDFQRDYYDRMYSYPSRVPAPPPPPLSRAVIPSKRPRVSLSTGSSRRTKSSLSSSSKSSQRASRTMKVDELLTIKRELSQIKSKVDDLLDSLERMEKDHSKKLEAKSIKAEPGEVTSPSHISMKKDDGMKRDRESQIVNDSDEEDDDDEEDEDGDLLEEEEVRSPDIKEEEKEEGEHVDDDVDSLNGEDV, encoded by the exons ATGGA CTTTTCAGCCACCACACCGAGCCTGATGGCAAGCAGCAACGTGACCAATAAGACTGACCCCCGTTCCCTCAACTCCCGTGTCTTCATTGGCAACCTCAATACCTTGCTGGTCACCAAGGGAGACGTTGAGGCCATCTTTTCCAAATACGGCAAAATCGTAGGATGCTCCGTCCACAAGGGCTACGCATTTGTTCAGTATGCCAGTGAAAGGAATGCGCGGGCTGCTGTTTCCGGGGAGGATGGCAGGATGATCGTGGGCCAAGTTCTTG ACATAAACCTTGCTGGTGAACCCAAACCTCACAGGTCAAAAACCACCAAACGCTCCGCAGGAGACATGTACAG CAGCAGTTCCTCCTTTGAGCTTGACTATGACTTTCAGCGAGATTATTATGACAG AATGTACTCATACCCATCCcgtgttcctgctcctcctcctcctcccttgtcACGGGCGGTGATTCCATCTAAGCGGCCCAGAGTTAGCCTGAGCACCGGAAGCAGTCGACGAACAAAAAGCAGCCTGTCCTCTTCTTCAAAGAGCAGTCAGAGGGCTTCCAGAACAA TGAAAGTCGATGAGCTGCTGACCATTAAGAGGGAGCTGAGCCAAATCAAAAGCAAAGTAGATGACCTGCTGGACAGTCTCGAACGCATGGAGAAGGACCACAGCAAGAAATTGG AAGCTAAGAGCATCAAAGCTGAACCAGGCGAGGTAACATCACCTTCACATATCAGCATGAAGAAGGACGACGGGATGAAGAGAGACCGGGAGAGCCAGATAGTCAATGActcagatgaggaggatgatgacgatgaggaagatgaggatggagatctgctggaagaggaagag GTACGGAGTCCGGAcataaaggaggaggaaaaggaggaaggggAACATGTGGACGATGATGTGGACAGCCTTAATGGTGAAGACGTGTAG
- the LOC130538535 gene encoding heterogeneous nuclear ribonucleoprotein C-like isoform X3, producing MDFSATTPSLMASSNVTNKTDPRSLNSRVFIGNLNTLLVTKGDVEAIFSKYGKIVGCSVHKGYAFVQYASERNARAAVSGEDGRMIVGQVLDINLAGEPKPHRSKTTKRSAGDMYSSSSSFELDYDFQRDYYDRMYSYPSRVPAPPPPPLSRAVIPSKRPRVSLSTGSSRRTKSSLSSSSKSSQRASRTMKVDELLTIKRELSQIKSKVDDLLDSLERMEKDHSKKLAKSIKAEPGEVTSPSHISMKKDDGMKRDRESQIVNDSDEEDDDDEEDEDGDLLEEEEVRSPDIKEEEKEEGEHVDDDVDSLNGEDV from the exons ATGGA CTTTTCAGCCACCACACCGAGCCTGATGGCAAGCAGCAACGTGACCAATAAGACTGACCCCCGTTCCCTCAACTCCCGTGTCTTCATTGGCAACCTCAATACCTTGCTGGTCACCAAGGGAGACGTTGAGGCCATCTTTTCCAAATACGGCAAAATCGTAGGATGCTCCGTCCACAAGGGCTACGCATTTGTTCAGTATGCCAGTGAAAGGAATGCGCGGGCTGCTGTTTCCGGGGAGGATGGCAGGATGATCGTGGGCCAAGTTCTTG ACATAAACCTTGCTGGTGAACCCAAACCTCACAGGTCAAAAACCACCAAACGCTCCGCAGGAGACATGTACAG CAGCAGTTCCTCCTTTGAGCTTGACTATGACTTTCAGCGAGATTATTATGACAG AATGTACTCATACCCATCCcgtgttcctgctcctcctcctcctcccttgtcACGGGCGGTGATTCCATCTAAGCGGCCCAGAGTTAGCCTGAGCACCGGAAGCAGTCGACGAACAAAAAGCAGCCTGTCCTCTTCTTCAAAGAGCAGTCAGAGGGCTTCCAGAACAA TGAAAGTCGATGAGCTGCTGACCATTAAGAGGGAGCTGAGCCAAATCAAAAGCAAAGTAGATGACCTGCTGGACAGTCTCGAACGCATGGAGAAGGACCACAGCAAGAAATTGG CTAAGAGCATCAAAGCTGAACCAGGCGAGGTAACATCACCTTCACATATCAGCATGAAGAAGGACGACGGGATGAAGAGAGACCGGGAGAGCCAGATAGTCAATGActcagatgaggaggatgatgacgatgaggaagatgaggatggagatctgctggaagaggaagag GTACGGAGTCCGGAcataaaggaggaggaaaaggaggaaggggAACATGTGGACGATGATGTGGACAGCCTTAATGGTGAAGACGTGTAG
- the LOC130538535 gene encoding heterogeneous nuclear ribonucleoprotein C-like isoform X6 encodes MDFSATTPSLMASSNVTNKTDPRSLNSRVFIGNLNTLLVTKGDVEAIFSKYGKIVGCSVHKGYAFVQYASERNARAAVSGEDGRMIVGQVLDINLAGEPKPHRSKTTKRSAGDMYSSSSSFELDYDFQRDYYDRMYSYPSRVPAPPPPPLSRAVIPSKRPRVSLSTGSSRRTKSSLSSSSKSSQRASRTMKVDELLTIKRELSQIKSKVDDLLDSLERMEKDHSKKLEAKSIKAEPGEVTSPSHISMKKDDGMKRDRESQIVNDSDEEDDDDEEDEDGDLLEEEEGILASE; translated from the exons ATGGA CTTTTCAGCCACCACACCGAGCCTGATGGCAAGCAGCAACGTGACCAATAAGACTGACCCCCGTTCCCTCAACTCCCGTGTCTTCATTGGCAACCTCAATACCTTGCTGGTCACCAAGGGAGACGTTGAGGCCATCTTTTCCAAATACGGCAAAATCGTAGGATGCTCCGTCCACAAGGGCTACGCATTTGTTCAGTATGCCAGTGAAAGGAATGCGCGGGCTGCTGTTTCCGGGGAGGATGGCAGGATGATCGTGGGCCAAGTTCTTG ACATAAACCTTGCTGGTGAACCCAAACCTCACAGGTCAAAAACCACCAAACGCTCCGCAGGAGACATGTACAG CAGCAGTTCCTCCTTTGAGCTTGACTATGACTTTCAGCGAGATTATTATGACAG AATGTACTCATACCCATCCcgtgttcctgctcctcctcctcctcccttgtcACGGGCGGTGATTCCATCTAAGCGGCCCAGAGTTAGCCTGAGCACCGGAAGCAGTCGACGAACAAAAAGCAGCCTGTCCTCTTCTTCAAAGAGCAGTCAGAGGGCTTCCAGAACAA TGAAAGTCGATGAGCTGCTGACCATTAAGAGGGAGCTGAGCCAAATCAAAAGCAAAGTAGATGACCTGCTGGACAGTCTCGAACGCATGGAGAAGGACCACAGCAAGAAATTGG AAGCTAAGAGCATCAAAGCTGAACCAGGCGAGGTAACATCACCTTCACATATCAGCATGAAGAAGGACGACGGGATGAAGAGAGACCGGGAGAGCCAGATAGTCAATGActcagatgaggaggatgatgacgatgaggaagatgaggatggagatctgctggaagaggaagag GGAATCTTGGCTTCAGAGTAA
- the LOC130538535 gene encoding heterogeneous nuclear ribonucleoprotein C-like isoform X5: MASSNVTNKTDPRSLNSRVFIGNLNTLLVTKGDVEAIFSKYGKIVGCSVHKGYAFVQYASERNARAAVSGEDGRMIVGQVLDINLAGEPKPHRSKTTKRSAGDMYSSSSSFELDYDFQRDYYDRMYSYPSRVPAPPPPPLSRAVIPSKRPRVSLSTGSSRRTKSSLSSSSKSSQRASRTMKVDELLTIKRELSQIKSKVDDLLDSLERMEKDHSKKLEAKSIKAEPGEVTSPSHISMKKDDGMKRDRESQIVNDSDEEDDDDEEDEDGDLLEEEEVRSPDIKEEEKEEGEHVDDDVDSLNGEDV, translated from the exons ATGGCAAGCAGCAACGTGACCAATAAGACTGACCCCCGTTCCCTCAACTCCCGTGTCTTCATTGGCAACCTCAATACCTTGCTGGTCACCAAGGGAGACGTTGAGGCCATCTTTTCCAAATACGGCAAAATCGTAGGATGCTCCGTCCACAAGGGCTACGCATTTGTTCAGTATGCCAGTGAAAGGAATGCGCGGGCTGCTGTTTCCGGGGAGGATGGCAGGATGATCGTGGGCCAAGTTCTTG ACATAAACCTTGCTGGTGAACCCAAACCTCACAGGTCAAAAACCACCAAACGCTCCGCAGGAGACATGTACAG CAGCAGTTCCTCCTTTGAGCTTGACTATGACTTTCAGCGAGATTATTATGACAG AATGTACTCATACCCATCCcgtgttcctgctcctcctcctcctcccttgtcACGGGCGGTGATTCCATCTAAGCGGCCCAGAGTTAGCCTGAGCACCGGAAGCAGTCGACGAACAAAAAGCAGCCTGTCCTCTTCTTCAAAGAGCAGTCAGAGGGCTTCCAGAACAA TGAAAGTCGATGAGCTGCTGACCATTAAGAGGGAGCTGAGCCAAATCAAAAGCAAAGTAGATGACCTGCTGGACAGTCTCGAACGCATGGAGAAGGACCACAGCAAGAAATTGG AAGCTAAGAGCATCAAAGCTGAACCAGGCGAGGTAACATCACCTTCACATATCAGCATGAAGAAGGACGACGGGATGAAGAGAGACCGGGAGAGCCAGATAGTCAATGActcagatgaggaggatgatgacgatgaggaagatgaggatggagatctgctggaagaggaagag GTACGGAGTCCGGAcataaaggaggaggaaaaggaggaaggggAACATGTGGACGATGATGTGGACAGCCTTAATGGTGAAGACGTGTAG
- the LOC130538536 gene encoding peptidyl-prolyl cis-trans isomerase FKBP1A-like, which produces MGVHIETLRPGDGMNFPARGALVTVHYVGTLTNGEKFDSSRDRERPFQFKIGHGKVIRGWDEGVAQMSIGQIARLTCSPDYAYGHEGYPPIIPANATLIFEVELINC; this is translated from the exons ATGGGTGTACACATTGAGACCTTAAGACCTGGTGATG GCATGAACTTTCCGGCTAGAGGGGCGCTTGTTACGGTCCATTACGTTG GCACTCTGACAAACGGAGAGAAGTTCGACTCCTCCAGGGACCGGGAAAGGCCCTTTCAATTTAAGATTGGACATGGCAAAGTCATCCGCGGCTGGGATGAGGGCGTAGCTCAG ATGAGCATTGGCCAAATTGCGAGGTTGACCTGCTCACCAGACTACGCATATGGCCATGAGGGTTATCCACCAATCATCCCAGCAAATGCAACTCTCATTTTTGAAGTGGAGTTAATCAATTGTTGA